A stretch of Microtus pennsylvanicus isolate mMicPen1 chromosome 5, mMicPen1.hap1, whole genome shotgun sequence DNA encodes these proteins:
- the B4galnt4 gene encoding N-acetyl-beta-glucosaminyl-glycoprotein 4-beta-N-acetylgalactosaminyltransferase 1, with product MPWFPVKKVRKQMKLLLLLLLLTCAAWLTYVHRSLVHPGRALRQRLGYGRDGEKLTGVTDGRGVRAVSSTQRAEDSSESHEEEQVPEGRVPNTLFRGGARKPPPLNLTHQTPPWREEFKGQVNLHVFEDWCGGAVGHLRRNLHFPLFPHTRTTVTKLAVSPKWKNYGLRIFGFIHPARDGDIQFSVASDDNSEFWLSLDESPAAAQLVAFVGKTGSEWTAPGEFTKFSSQVSKPRRLMASRRYYFELLHKQDDKGSDHVEVGWRAFLPGLKFEIIGSAHISLYTDESSLKMDHVTHVPQSPASHVGGYPPNKEPSADMLQPDPRDTFFLTPRMEPLSLENVLEPCAYAPTYVLKDFPIARYQGLQFVYLSFIYPNDHTRLTHMETDNKCFYRESPLYLERFGFYKYMKMDKEEGEEDEEEEVQRRAFLFLNPDDFLDDEDEQGLLDSLEPTDASPRQSHKTPTPTTSAGTTATPTPPTTSPLDEQTPRHSRALNWAPRPLPLFLGRAPPPRTVEKSPSKVYVTRVRPGQRSSPKALKDSPWPPFPGVFLRPKPLPRVQLRVPPHPPRTQGYRTSGSKVTEVKPPVRAQTTQRGQEGQVHGQGLTVPTVDLNSSVETQPVTSFMSLSQVSRPQLPGEGEEGEDDGAPGDEATSEDSEEEEEQAAGRPLGRWREDAIDWQRTFSVGAMDFELLRSDWNDLRCNVSGNLQLPEAEAVDVVAQYMERLNARHGGRFSLLRIVNVEKRRDSARGSRFLLELELQERGGGRQRLSEYVFLRLPGARIGDEDGESPEPPPAASIPPDSRPELCRPLHLAWRQDVMVHFIVPVKNQARWVVQFLSDMTALHVHTGDSHFNIILVDFESEDMDVEQALRAAKLPRYQYLRRTGNFERSAGLQTGVDAVEDPSSIVFLCDLHIHFPPNILDSIRKHCVEGKLAFAPVVMRLGCGSSPWDPHGYWEVNGFGLFGIFKSDFDRVGGMNTEEFRDQWGGEDWELLDRVLQAGLEVERLRLRHFYHHYHSKRGMWATRSRKGARTQRS from the exons ATGCCGTGGTTCCCGGTGAAGAAGGTCCGCAAGCAgatgaagctgctgctgctgttgctgctgctcaCCTGCGCCGCGTGGCTCACGTACGTGCACCGGAGCCTGGTGCACCCGGGTCGCGCGCTGCGCCAGCGGCTGGGCTACGGGCGAG ATGGTGAGAAGCTGACTGGGGTGACAGACGGCAGGGGCGTCCGAGCGGTATCATCCACGCAGAGGGCGGAGGACTCCAGTGAAAGTCATGAAGAGGAGCAGGTG CCTGAGGGGCGGGTCCCAAACACGCTGTTTCGTGGAGGAGCTAGGAAGCCGCCACCACTGAACCTCACCCACCAGACACCTCCATGGCGGGAAGAA TTCAAGGGACAGGTGAACCTGCACGTATTTGAGGACTGGTGTGGGGGTGCTGTGGGCCACTTGAGAAGGAACCTGCACTTCCCACTGTTTCCTCAT ACTCGCACTACTGTGACAAAGTTAGCCGTGTCCCCTAAGTGGAAGAACTATGGACTCCGGATTTTCGGCTTCATCCACCCAGCCAGAGATG GAGACATTCAGTTCTCCGTGGCTTCGGATGACAACTCTGAGTTCTGGCTGAGCTTGGATGAGAGCCCAGCGGCTGCCCAGCTTGTAGCCTTTGTAGGCAAG ACTGGCTCTGAGTGGACAGCGCCTGGAGAGTtcaccaagttcagttcccaggtgTCTAAGCCACGACG GCTCATGGCCTCCCGGAGATACTACTTTGAACTGCTTCACAAGCAAGATGACAAGGGCTCAGACCATGTGGAAGTGGGT TGGCGAGCTTTCCTGCCTGGTCTGAAGTTCGAGATCATTGGCTCGGCTCACATTTCCCTGTACACAG ATGAGTCATCGCTGAAGATGGACCACGTGACCcatgtgcctcagtctccagCCAGCCATGTAGGGGGATACCCACCAAACAAGGAACCCAGCGCCGACATGCTGCAGCCAGACCCCCGGGACACCTTCTTCCTCA CTCCTCGGATGGAACCTCTGAGCCTAGAGAATGTACTGGAGCCTTGTGCCTATGCGCCTACCTACGTCCTCAAGGATTTTCCCATAGCCCGATATCAAGGACTACAGTTT GTGTACCTGTCCTTCATCTATCCCAACGACCACACCCGTCTCACTCACATGGAGACAGACAACAAGTGTTTCTACCGCGAGTCCCCGCTCTACCTGGAAAG GTTTGGGTTCTATAAATACATGAAGATggacaaggaggaaggagaggaagatgaggaagaagaagttCAGCGTagagccttcctcttcctcaacCCCGATG ACTTCCTGGATGATGAGGACGAGCAGGGACTGCTAGACAGTCTAGAGCCCACTGATGCATCCCCACGACAGAGCCACAAGACACCCACCCCGACGACCTCCGCTGGGACTACAGCCACCCCTACCCCACCTACGACCAGTCCGCTGGATGAGCAGACCCCCAGACACTCCCGGGCACTGAATTGGGCCCCACGCCCCCTGCCCCTCTTCTTAGGGAGAGCTCCACCTCCCCGAACTGTGGAGAAGTCTCCCTCAAAGGTGTACGTGACCAGAGTGCGGCCTGGACAGCGGTCTTCCCCGAAGGCACTGAAAGACTCACCTTGGCCACCCTTCCCTGGCGTCTTCCTGCGCCCCAAGCCTCTGCCCCGAGTGCAGCTGCGGGTGCCCCCACACCCACCTCGGACCCAGGGCTATAGGACCAGTGGCTCCAAGGTCACAGAAGTAAAGCCCCCAGTCAGGGCACAGACCACCCAGAGAGGCCAGGAGGGTCAAGTGCATGGACAGGGACTCACGGTGCCCACAGTGGACTTGAACTCCTCCGTGGAAACACAGCCTGTGACCTCGTTCATGAGTTTGTCTCAGGTGTCTAGGCCACAGCTGCCTGGAGAGGgtgaagaaggggaggatgatgGGGCCCCTGGTGATGAGGCCACATCAGAAgacagtgaggaagaggaggagcaggccGCTGGGCGGCCGCTGGGTCGCTGGCGCGAGGATGCCATTGACTGGCAGCGCACATTCAGTGTGGGCGCCATGGACTTCGAGCTGCTGCGCTCTGACTGGAACGACCTGCGCTGCAACGTGTCAGGGAACCTGCAGCTTCCCGAGGCTGAGGCagtggatgtggtggctcagtACATGGAGCGACTCAATGCGCGCCATGGCGG GCGCTTCTCGCTTCTGCGCATCGTGAACGTGGAGAAGCGCCGTGACTCCGCACGAGGAAGCCGCTTCCTCCTGGAATTGGAATTGCAAGAGCGCGGAGGTGGCCGCCAGCGCCTATCAGAATATGTCTTCCTGCGATTGCCTGGAGCACGCATTGGGGACGAGGATGGAGAAAGTCCTGAGCCCCCTCCTGCAGCCTCGATCCCACCAGACAGTCGCCCAGAGCTCTGCCGGCCATTGCATCTGGCTTGGCGACAGGATGTCATGGTTCACTTCATTGTGCCAG TAAAGAATCAGGCTCGCTGGGTAGTGCAGTTCCTGTCAGATATGACCGCGCTGCATGTGCATACGGGGGACTCGCACTTCAATATCATCTTAGTGGACTTTGAGAGCGAAGACATGGATGTGGAGCAGGCCTTGCGTGCAGCTAAGCTACCTCG GTACCAGTACCTGAGACGAACTGGAAACTTTGAACGCTCTGCAGGCTTGCAAACTGGAGTGGATGCAGTGGAG GACCCCAGCAGCATCGTTTTCCTCTGTGACCTGCACATCCACTTCCCACCTAACATCCTGGACAGCATCCGCAAGCACTGTGTGGAGGGCAAGCTGGCCTTCGCCCCTGTGGTCATGCGTCTGGGCTGTGGGAGTTCACCGTGGGACCCACACG GTTACTGGGAAGTGAACGGATTCGGCCTTTTCGGGATCTTTAAGTCGGACTTTGACCGGGTAGGAGGCATGAACACTGAGGAGTTCCGTGACCAATGGGGAGGCGAGGACTGGGAACTTCTGGACAG GGTCCTGCAGGCAGGGCTGGAGGTGGAGAGGCTTCGACTACGGCACTTCTACCACCACTACCATTCAAAGCGGGGCATGTGGGCCACACGCAGCCGCAAAGGGGCCCGCACGCAGCGATCCTGA